Proteins encoded within one genomic window of Fragaria vesca subsp. vesca linkage group LG1, FraVesHawaii_1.0, whole genome shotgun sequence:
- the LOC101295180 gene encoding E3 ubiquitin-protein ligase ATL6-like: protein MKKLHSSLLLLWLVSLTHCNVNAQSPGPLQTNGYAYLANFNSSMAMVIVFLVCAFFLVGFFSIYIRRCAETHIANAGGSLGAAGAIGVAARRRGLDPAVIEKFPMFVYSDVKDLKIGKGALECAVCLSEFEDYETLRLLPKCDHVFHPDCIDAWLASHITCPVCRAMLAPESNHPVTEPNNHSNHPDSTNEISNDQQQQNDQVVINVSEDQSSEAVEIDNRPARSGIFGKFPRSHSTGHSVVQPGENTERYTLRLPDSVRRQLVSSRNNKLKRSTSYDVILPRLGSSRKGYRLGGEGSSSRGKNSVEQTGRFDPWVLLKTPPFFGRGGGGSVKSPKNGVDGEGLFVKALLTPVKIPLDCQNVKANNRCQEPMSRPPV from the coding sequence ATGAAGAAGCTACACAGCTCTCTTCTTCTTCTCTGGCTGGTTTCGCTGACACACTGTAACGTCAACGCGCAGTCGCCGGGGCCGTTGCAGACAAACGGCTATGCCTACCTCGCCAACTTCAACTCCTCCATGGCCATGGTCATCGTGTTTCTCGTGTGCGCTTTCTTCCTCGTCGGATTCTTCTCCATCTACATTCGCCGCTGCGCTGAGACGCACATCGCCAACGCCGGCGGGTCGCTTGGCGCAGCGGGTGCGATCGGTGTCGCTGCGAGACGCCGAGGCCTCGACCCTGCGGTGATTGAGAAGTTTCCGATGTTTGTGTATTCTGATGTGAAGGACCTCAAGATTGGCAAAGGGGCTCTGGAGTGCGCTGTGTGCTTGAGCGAGTTTGAGGACTACGAAACCCTGCGTTTGCTGCCGAAATGCGACCACGTATTCCATCCCGACTGCATCGACGCGTGGTTGGCCTCGCACATAACGTGTCCGGTTTGCCGAGCAATGCTGGCGCCTGAGTCGAATCACCCGGTTACTGAGCCAAACAATCATTCGAATCATCCGGATAGTACAAATGAAATTAGTAATGATCAGCAACAACAGAACGACCAGGTGGTGATCAATGTGAGTGAAGATCAGAGCAGCGAGGCGGTTGAGATAGACAACCGTCCGGCAAGATCTGGAATATTCGGGAAGTTTCCGAGGTCGCACTCGACGGGTCACTCGGTAGTTCAACCAGGAGAGAACACGGAACGGTACACGTTGAGGCTGCCGGATTCAGTGAGGAGGCAGCTGGTTTCAAGCCGGAACAACAAGCTGAAACGATCGACTAGCTACGACGTCATTCTGCCGAGGCTTGGAAGTTCAAGAAAAGGGTATAGACTCGGTGGCGAAGGGAGCAGCAGTAGAGGGAAAAATAGTGTTGAACAAACTGGGCGGTTCGACCCGTGGGTGCTGTTAAAAACGCCACCGTTCTTTGGTAGGGGTGGTGGTGGTTCCGTTAAGTCACCTAAGAATGGTGTTGACGGAGAAGGATTGTTTGTGAAGGCTTTGTTGACGCCGGTGAAAATTCCGTTGGATTGTCAGAACGTCAAAGCCAATAACAGGTGTCAAGAACCGATGTCTCGGCCTCCGGTTTGA